TGTTAAAGTAATAATTTGCAATGTTTGCACTTTGAAGATTGATGATGTAGAGCGGTTAATGGAAATTGTAAAGCAAGCCGCCAAAGAAGGTGCAATGCTAGTATACACTTTGGCTGATCCATTCATGGCCGAGTCTGCCAGACATGCCTGCAGGTTATGGGGTTTAGAGTCTACTGACATACTTGGGCCAATCACTGAGGCCATTGCTTCTCATCTAGGTGTCTCGCCATCAGGTCTACCCCGTGGTGCTCCAGGCAGGAATTTCCCCCTTTCAGACGAATATTTTCAACGAATTGAGGCAATTGAATTCACCATCAAGCAAGATGATGGAGCGTTACCTCAAAACTTGGATAAGGCTGACATCATTCTTACTGGTGTCTCACGAACTGGAAAGACACCGTTATCAATTTACTTGGCGCAAAAAGGATATAAAGTGGCAAATGTCCCAATTGTAATGGGTGTGGGTTTGCCATGTAGCCTCTTCGATGCAGACCCCAAAAAAGTTTTTGCATTGACAATAAATCCTGTAGTCTTACAAACAATTAGAAGAGCGCGAGCTAAAACTTTGGGCTTTAGTGAATGGATGATGAGTAATTATTCGAAGATGGATCATGTGAAAGAGGAGTTAGAATTTGCTGCCAGAATTTTTGCTCAAAATCCTATTTGGCCTGTTATTGGTAAGGCACCTTCATTATGCAATATTTCTTAATTTGCCTTCGTTTTATATCATGTTTTGATGGCTCACTGGTTTGAGATGAGTACAAAAATTATTGGCTAGTCTAGACTTGGACTAACAACTAGGAGACAGTAAACAAATGTATTCACAATTAAAGTCTTTTTGGATTGGGTGTCTCTTATGATTGAATCTTGGCCAACctttttcttgtgtttgatTCACAGAGGTGACAGGTAAAGCAATTGAAGAAACTGCTGCAGTTATATTGAGGCTTTACCATGACCGGAAACATAAGTGTTCGATGCCACGGATCTCCAAACTGTATTGAGATGAAGGAATGTGCGAGGATCCCATGCTCATCTTAAACGGTATAGAACCCCTTTCATAGTGTTCTTGTGATTGTATAGGTCGAATGATACGAAGAATATAGCGTAATGGAATTGACTCTTATAATTGTTTATAATGATTGGCCACATACTgtgcactttttttttatattagccTGGTCCTTAAGTAGTTAAATATAAACCTGGACCATCTTCTTGTTGTATCAAGgctttcttttgtttaattCAAGAAATGCATTAGTTACTCGAGGAAGATCAATAATTTAAACAAGAGAGATGACGTGAGCAGCTACGAAATAGAGATGTTGATATGAATTCCATCAAAGTAGCAGAGGTTCCATGTGAATCCATTTGAAGTATCTAACATCTTTAGGTTAGGCATTTTGTAACTTTTTAAGTGAACTGTAGATTATTCTGGTCTTTAAAGATGCAATGAATGGAGCTGTAAACATGAGCAGTTGCAGATAAGCTCTGAATGTTGGATTGAAGACCGTCGCAATTTAGAGTAATGGAAATTTCATGTGGATGAAGCcactttaaactttaaagttgTTGAGTCGAAGTGTTTCTTGAAATTTTTAGGTTGGGTGATTCATTGTGTCAGCTATTCTTTTCCTCCTTCCTTTATTCTTTATTCATCTATAGCAAGTCCTAATGAAGCTTTCACTATTCCCTCTTAGGACATAAATCTTTCTTTCACTCACTTGAAATCTTTACCTGAAGTGGTATGTGCTGTCAGCTCTGAATCTTTGTAAACTCAATGAATATACCTTACTTAACCAAAAtgatgtgtccataattttgatattcataattgtccataatttaGGTGGCATGCTAACTCTAAATGATCCTCAAACTTTTCCTCATGCCACTTAGTTATGGCTCCCACATTTTCCCATGTCACCTAGTTATGGACACATTATGGGTGTATAAATTATGAACATGTAGTGCTTCTGATACCCTTAAAGTATGTGTTGTATGTGTTGTAGCTTCAAATGATAAGCCCATTTAGATTGGGCCCTGGCCTTCTGTGGCTTCAAATAATAGGCCCATTTGAAGTTGGGCTCAGGCCCTGCTTGAACTATTGGGTCGCACTAATAAGAAGCAAGACTCAGGCGTGGGAAGgtattattaataatttaatgtaacagagtatatatatatgacctttcaagtttcaaatccTGTATTTCTCATACTCTGTTCCGTTCTTAGtaattctctttcttttctctccttCGTTTTTCTCTCGTTGTGTTTGCAATGGCTACCAGAAAGCTTGATGTTTCTTGTAATCATATGAATTTCCAATACTCTGTTCCTGTTATACTCTGTTTCCTCTGTTAGTCTCTGCCGTTCGTTTCTCTCATCCTCTCTCTTGTTAGCCTCACAATGGCTACCAGAACTCTCGGTGTTTCTTATTTTGATATGAATTTCCATGTTGAGGTTAAAGATTCTGAAAAAATCTCTGACGTTAAGAGGAAAATCCATGATCAGACGGGGTTCTTGATAGATAGACAAATTCTAGCAAGACCTTGGCTTGAAATTCTTGAAGATGAAGCCAGTGTGAGTTCTATCGATACCGACAACATTATTCTGCAACTCTTCATCGTGGACATCCGGATTAAGCTTCCAGATGATGAAGAAATGAATATGGAAGTCAAGGTTGTGGATACAGTGAGGTGCATTATGGAAAAAATTCAAGAAGCCCGAGAAATCCCTGTGTCCTCACAAGAACTGCTGCTCAAAGGAGAAATTCTTgatcaagaaaatgaaatatgcaCATATGAGTTCACACAGAATTGTCTTATCAAGGTTAATTTGATCCAGCACACCAAGATTGGCGAAGAACAAGTCGAGAAAGATTTAAAGCATGAAACTTCAGTGAAGAGACAGAGGGTTCGTACTCCGAGTCTTGAGTTATTCATAGCATCTATTGGAGGAACCGACCTACAGATGATTATGGAAAAAAAGTTAACGTATACTGATATGACATCTTACATGATGTCAATAAGCGGGAATGCAATGAAGTCCATAAAGTTTCTGACTGATGAAGAGAAACAGATGCTCCAGAACAAGGGAAACATTGATGCCAAATTCATCGGTCCTGATTTCAAAATTGGTGAAATGGGTTTCAGGCAACGTGACAGCTTGGGATATTTGTTGGGGTCTAAATGGGCTAAAGTGAGAAAGATCTATGAACTGAAACAAGGCGACACAGTCCAACTTTGGTCGTTCAGGGATAATGGGAAACTGGGATTGGCTCTCCTTTGCAAGGAGTAGTGAAAACTGGGGGGTCTTTTAAGTTTTGGGTTTCTTCTCTGCCATGTTATGTCTTTGGATCTTTGttactttttcttttgagtAATGTGAAGTGAAGAAGAGAAATTCATATTGGTACACATTAGACACGTAAAATTTGTTCTCCAAGCTGGTTCTTAGTTAAAACTGTAAAGAAGTAATCAAATAACTCCCTAAAATTGCTAATGGCCAATGGGCCATTGAAATAGACATGTATGAATATGATGTAGTGTACTGTACTGTACTACACAATGCAGAGAGCCACACATCAAGGCCAGAGGCTCATACTGCACCATAGCCCAAAGATAAATATGAGATATTGGGCCTGCCTTTGTATGGAAGGTTAAGAACCCACAGCAATTAGAGTAGGCACAGGAGACGATGGTGTGGTCAGAGGCTCAGAGAGTCAGAGCAGCTACCAAGCCTCCAACGGTCCAACCCATCCCTCAGTATGGGTTATGGGGAGTCCCCTCCGCACCTTGAAAGAATAAAATCAatgttttattttcctttcttctctcttctcactTTTCGCACCAAGCTTCCTCTCCCAAACCTCAATCACGCTGGCAATATTCAACACTCTTGAGCAAATATTAGAATCATGTCAAGTTTGTGAAGATCGAAACCATTCTATAAAAAATAGTGGTGATCCTGGGTGGGGTGACCTCAACTATCTTCCAAACCCTCAAAATTTTGCAAAATATTAGTTATACTAGCCAATCTTAGATATTAAAACCAATCTCGGCCCATTTTAAAGTTCATAAATTTTAGTCATAAAGCTCAAAAGGGGGAAAAATTTGGGAATTAGAAAGATTTGTCTCTTTCTTAGAGCCTCCAGTTAGTC
This genomic window from Tripterygium wilfordii isolate XIE 37 chromosome 9, ASM1340144v1, whole genome shotgun sequence contains:
- the LOC120004904 gene encoding probable pyruvate, phosphate dikinase regulatory protein, chloroplastic, which gives rise to MMACCTLGLPDLRLTLSSANCEAKQYESESESQSRKLKGSAQLKRWSRTRSIRSGRKLDRLGHREATVEAKHPLQSRESASNIEFTSAAVSPTDGDDEDLEKMEGKSIYMVSDGTGWTVEHSVNAALGQFEHCLVDRNCAVNTHLFSGIDDVERLMEIVKQAAKEGAMLVYTLADPFMAESARHACRLWGLESTDILGPITEAIASHLGVSPSGLPRGAPGRNFPLSDEYFQRIEAIEFTIKQDDGALPQNLDKADIILTGVSRTGKTPLSIYLAQKGYKVANVPIVMGVGLPCSLFDADPKKVFALTINPVVLQTIRRARAKTLGFSEWMMSNYSKMDHVKEELEFAARIFAQNPIWPVIEVTGKAIEETAAVILRLYHDRKHKCSMPRISKLY